One Aphelocoma coerulescens isolate FSJ_1873_10779 chromosome 4A, UR_Acoe_1.0, whole genome shotgun sequence DNA window includes the following coding sequences:
- the LOC138110700 gene encoding uncharacterized protein: protein MGDSGAESLHSCIGLLGISAGSLLLAVHFYSSCRAAPLIPSTALGVLLLILSALLAYAGIRRSLRNASLLVSLCLTLSAFWCGYGVILVLAGQGALAEPGDSRDALLPGLATFTLALLLVAVVGFLCGEPVLALLAAAVSLASAHEVALHYSSSLGPSAVACGHLIVCLVGGYFALGRILYLLTKGKVALPGTDLTKKKAQEQSQGSAGGSNPFAAPGLLLNMLSASVFCCRLLGVTHRLFLGHVPWLWAAGTYQIGICVLSYRVMDVLMATAFGFTSILQFAAGYCLLYPTWQPEEPSFPTPFLVVFSILFAVLALFLSLRSPVDGLYLLVFVTYCIALACSPRGFFAGGPQGVAVAIFVASALVALIHLYNVRARAKIPTGKGAVKALLARSSLLKLREGPDLHAPYLGYSKYADAEVLAYACSVLASFALTTPGDPQAPLATVVIPWVVVAGGILKLLGGSVAFARGKTLESSAFILYAVMWIIWGLTRCGGLYGTTRSFHAAVGIVAFMLFNSFVVFCSLFLNMAWFFYSLTFMLIAVSFLLDAIHALPTGYDIAATLIFGLVSFYCFLAALSSSTFEGCCLPMGGPVVQLSGVGAGATKCLHLPARKASSVKRIADILRNGGTCGIPTDTVYVLVAACNRPDAVEKAHRSKRQAQDRPMSLWISSLKQLEPARHLFTPLLWDFMEAAWPSPISLVIPRGEWVDFLGMKDSAKYVGTPQSVAIRIPDCSVTTHLIDLVGPIVVTSANPTGEADTTHHNQVYAKLGDKVDAVLCGGPSPENIASTVVDCTKIDSGNIGFFRVGIIPKSQVLQILEQVQKKHLVVPTSGTCPTKGWEELQSGGPAVHNGVGRAALAEPGPDPTPDSSCERHTRF from the exons ATGGGCGACAGCGGGGCTGAGTCACTGCATTCCTGCATCGGGCTCCTGGGCATTTCCGCAG GATCTCTCTTGCTGGCCGTGCATTTctacagctcctgcagagccGCCCCTCTGATCCCCAGCACCGCTCTCGGGGTCCTGCTGCTGATTTTGTCGGCTCTTCTGGCCTATGCAG GGATCCGGAGAAGCCTCAGGAATGCCTCCCtgctggtgtccctgtgcctgACCCTCTCTGCGTTCTGGTGTGGCTACGGAGTGATCCTCgtcctggcagggcagggagcgcTGGCCGAGCCGGGGGATTCCCGCGACGCCCTGCTGCCAGGCCTGGCCACCTTCACCCTGGCACTGCTCCTGGTGGCCGTGGTGGGCTTCCTCTGCGGAGAGCccgtcctggccctgctggctgccGCCGTGTCCCTGGCCAGTGCCCATGAGGTGGCCCTGCACTACAGCTCCTCGCTCGGCCCCTCGGCCGTGGCTTGCGGTCACCTCATTGTCTGCTTGGTCGGAGGCTACTTTGCTCTGGGGAGGATCCTCTACCTCCTGACCAAAGGGAAAGTTGCCCTCCCTGGCACGGATCTCACCAAGAAAAAGgcccaggagcagagccagggcagcGCTGGTGGCAGCAATCCCTTTGCAGCCCCCGGGCTGCTCCTGAACATGCTGTCAGCCAGTGTCTTCTGCTGCAGGCTCCTGGGGGTCACCCACAGACTCTTCCTGGGCCACGTGCCCTGGCTATGGGCAGCTGGCACTTACCAGATTGGCATCTGTGTGTTGTCCTACCGTGTAATGGACGTTCTCATGGCCACAGCCTTTGGCTTCACTTCCATCCTCCAGTTCGCTGCAGGTTACTGCCTCCTGTACCCCACCTGGCAGCCAGAGGAGCCATCTTTCCCTACCCCGTTCCTGGTGGTTTTCTCCATTCTTTTTGCTGTCTTGgctctttttctctcccttcgGAGCCCTGTGGATGGCCTGTACTTGCTGGTTTTTGTCACCTACTGCATTGCCTTGGCTTGCAGCcccaggggtttttttgcaggtgGCCCCCAAGGCGTGGCAGTGGCCATTTTTGTGGCCTCAGCCTTGGTGGCTCTGATTCACCTGTACAATGTGAGGGCGAGGGCCAAGATCCCCACAGGGAAGGGCGCTGTGAAGGCCCTCCTTGCTCGCAGCAGCCTCCTGAAGCTCCGGGAAGGGCCGGACCTTCACGCTCCCTACCTGGGCTATTCCAAGTATGCAGATGCAGAAGTCCTTGCCTATGCCTGCAGTGTCCTGGCTTCTTTTGCTCTAACAACCCCAGGAGACCCCCAGGCTCCCCTTGCCACTGTTGTCATTCCATGGGTGGTGGTAGCTGGTGGGATCCTGAAGCTTCTTGGCGGCTCCGTGGCCTTTGCCCGGGGTAAAACCCTGGAGAGCAGCGCCTTCATCCTCTACGCTGTCATGTGGATCATCTGGGGCCTGACAAGGTGTGGTGGCCTCTACGGCACCACCAGAAGCTTCCACGCAGCCGTGGGCATCGTTGCCTTCATGCTCTTCAACAGCTTCGTTGTCTTCTGCTCGCTCTTCTTAAACATGGCCTGGTTCTTCTACTCCCTCACGTTCATGCTCATCGCTGTCAGCTTCCTGCTGGATGCCATCCACGCTCTTCCCACTGGATACGACATCGCTGCCACCCTCATCTTCGGGCTGGTCAGCTTTTACTGCTTCCTGGCTGCCCTTTCCAGCAGCACCTTTGAGGGCTGCTGCTTGCCCATGGGGGGGCCCGTGGTGCAGCTCAGCGGTGTCGGGGCAGGAGCGACCAAGTGCCTTCACCTGCCTGCCAGGAAAGCCTCCTCAGTCAAGAGAATTGCAG ATATCCTGAGGAACGGCGGGACCTGTGGCATCCCCACGGACACCGTGTACGTGCTGGTGGCCGCCTGCAACCGGCCTGACGCCGTGGAGAAGGCTCACCG gTCCAAGCGCCAGGCTCAGGATCGCCCCATGTCCCTCTGGATTTCCAGCCTAAAGCAACTGGAACCTGCCAGGCATTTGTTCACTCCCCTCCTCTGGGACTTCATGGAGGCTGCCTGGCCATCTCCCATTAGCTTGGTCATTCCCAGAG GTGAATGGGTGGATTTCCTGGGAATGAAGGACTCCGCCAAATACGTTGGAACCCCTCAGAGTGTGGCCATCCGCATCCCCGACTGCTCTGTCACCACACACCTCATCGACCTG GTTGGCCCCATTGTGGTCACGTCAGCCAACCCAACGGGAGAGGCCGACACGACCCACCACAACCAAGTGTATGCCAAGCTGGGAGATAAG GTGGATGCAGTTCTTTGTGGTGGCCCTTCTCCAGAGAACATTGCCTCCACCGTGGTGGACTGCACCAAGATCGACAGTGGCAACATTGGATTCTTCCGAGTCGGCATCATCCCCAAGTCTCAG GTGCTGCAGATCCTGGAGCAGGTGCAGAAGAAACACCTGGTGGTCCCTACCAGTGGCACTTGCCCCACAAAAGGCTGGGAAGAGCTCCAGAGTGGTGGCCCTGCTGTGCACAACGGGGTGGGCAGAGCTGCCTtggcggagccggggccggaTCCCACTCCCGATTCCAGCTGCGAGCGCCACACCCGCTTCTGA